A DNA window from Fodinibius sp. Rm-B-1B1-1 contains the following coding sequences:
- a CDS encoding TIGR02757 family protein, producing the protein MPPDLTKRSPEEIKTLKPFLDEWVEKVEQPDYIEDDPILFMHAFNQKEDQLLAGFFAATMAWGRRDIVIRKVRDFLDRMDNCPTDFITHFEDDEANRFKGFKHRTFKPIDMKWLVKILQTILHKYESFEKFWAHCYQQAKANDRPLMSVFHEQFFAQHPEAPQRTRKHVSNADKKSSCKRQYLFLRWALRNNSSVDLGLMDFMPQSELMIPLDVHVARQARALGLLSRTYNDWWAVQELTEALRLLDPQDPAKYDYALFGLGVNQDEIPEKFIKNPVVLD; encoded by the coding sequence ATGCCGCCAGATCTCACAAAGCGATCTCCCGAAGAAATCAAAACTCTTAAGCCTTTTCTCGACGAGTGGGTAGAAAAAGTTGAGCAGCCAGATTATATCGAGGATGATCCCATTCTGTTTATGCATGCTTTCAATCAGAAAGAAGATCAACTGCTGGCAGGATTTTTTGCAGCTACCATGGCGTGGGGACGACGTGATATTGTCATCCGTAAAGTTCGGGATTTCTTAGACCGGATGGATAATTGTCCCACTGATTTTATTACTCATTTTGAGGATGATGAGGCCAATCGTTTTAAAGGATTCAAACACCGGACCTTTAAACCTATTGACATGAAATGGCTGGTAAAAATCCTACAGACCATTCTTCACAAATATGAATCATTTGAAAAGTTTTGGGCTCACTGTTATCAACAAGCCAAAGCAAATGATCGTCCACTGATGTCGGTGTTTCACGAACAGTTTTTTGCGCAACATCCCGAAGCACCACAGCGCACGCGCAAACACGTTTCCAATGCTGATAAAAAGAGCTCCTGTAAGCGTCAGTATCTATTTTTACGATGGGCTCTGCGTAATAATAGCTCCGTGGATTTAGGACTAATGGATTTTATGCCACAGTCCGAGCTCATGATTCCCCTTGATGTGCATGTGGCACGTCAGGCCCGGGCCTTAGGCCTTCTATCCCGAACCTATAATGACTGGTGGGCCGTGCAAGAGCTCACCGAAGCACTTCGGCTTTTAGATCCCCAAGACCCTGCCAAATATGATTATGCGCTCTTCGGATTGGGGGTTAACCAAGATGAAATTCCAGAAAAATTTATCAAGAATCCGGTGGTATTAGATTAA
- the rpsU gene encoding 30S ribosomal protein S21 — MVGVKVKDNESIDRAVNRFKKLVARSRILNEYKDNQQYTKPSKERREALKKSIREQRRRSRNQY, encoded by the coding sequence ATGGTTGGAGTTAAAGTAAAAGATAACGAGAGCATTGACCGAGCCGTTAATCGGTTCAAAAAATTGGTTGCACGTTCACGAATCCTCAATGAATACAAAGATAATCAACAGTACACAAAGCCTTCAAAAGAACGTCGTGAAGCGCTGAAGAAAAGTATTCGTGAACAACGTCGTCGCTCACGCAACCAGTACTAA
- the radA gene encoding DNA repair protein RadA, translating into MPKDRIQYVCGDCGHTSTKWLGNCPNCGAWHTFKEFKVERKTKSEKEHKGKVDGLEDSQPPQKLDEISSDSQDRFLSKIQEFDRVLGGGFVSGSFVLIGGDPGIGKSTLTLQIGKANPELEILYCAGEESAGQIKQRAKRLGVNSDNFYIYTETDINKVLKEAQKLDPDLLIVDSIQTVYRTELTSMAGSIQQVKECAALLQQLAKKQDITTLVIGHVTKEGAIAGPRVLEHMVDTVLQFEGDSNYNYRMLRSIKNRFGPAQEVGVFEMKESGLEDVLNPSQLFLSEYNSKVSGNAVICSIEGSRPLLVEVQALVTPSNYGTPQRTATGFDHRRLSLLLAVLEKRGGYQFSGQDVYLNIAGGLKVNDPAADLGVVLALVSSFLDKPISNKVAFLGEVGLGGEVRTVNKIDHRLTEINKLGFKKAIAPRSNTIEQDIDLKIAGVDNISQAIKKAL; encoded by the coding sequence ATGCCTAAAGATCGGATACAGTATGTTTGTGGGGATTGCGGACACACCTCAACGAAATGGTTGGGAAATTGCCCCAATTGTGGTGCCTGGCATACCTTTAAGGAGTTTAAGGTAGAACGGAAGACAAAATCTGAAAAGGAACATAAAGGAAAAGTTGACGGCCTTGAGGATTCCCAGCCGCCCCAGAAACTGGATGAAATATCCAGCGATTCCCAAGATCGCTTTTTAAGTAAAATCCAAGAATTTGATCGCGTATTGGGTGGAGGATTTGTCTCCGGCTCTTTTGTTTTGATAGGTGGTGATCCCGGAATTGGAAAAAGTACGTTGACGCTACAGATTGGGAAGGCTAATCCGGAATTAGAGATTTTATACTGTGCGGGAGAAGAATCGGCCGGACAAATTAAACAGCGGGCCAAGCGGCTGGGTGTTAATTCTGATAACTTCTACATCTATACCGAAACAGACATTAACAAAGTACTCAAAGAAGCACAGAAACTGGACCCCGACTTATTGATTGTGGATTCAATTCAAACGGTGTATCGCACCGAGTTAACCAGTATGGCGGGAAGCATTCAGCAGGTGAAGGAATGTGCAGCGTTGCTACAGCAGTTAGCTAAAAAGCAGGACATCACTACGCTGGTTATTGGTCATGTGACCAAAGAGGGGGCGATTGCAGGGCCGCGCGTGCTTGAGCATATGGTTGATACGGTGTTGCAGTTCGAAGGGGATAGCAACTACAATTACCGGATGCTTCGTAGTATCAAAAATCGATTTGGCCCGGCGCAGGAGGTGGGCGTTTTCGAGATGAAAGAGTCCGGCTTGGAAGATGTATTGAATCCTTCTCAACTATTTCTCTCTGAATATAATAGCAAAGTGAGTGGTAATGCGGTGATCTGTTCGATAGAGGGGTCACGTCCGCTGTTGGTGGAAGTGCAGGCCTTGGTTACGCCCAGTAATTATGGCACGCCTCAGCGTACGGCTACAGGCTTTGATCATCGGCGTTTATCATTGCTGTTAGCTGTTCTTGAAAAGCGTGGAGGGTACCAGTTTTCGGGCCAGGATGTGTATTTAAATATCGCAGGTGGACTTAAAGTCAATGATCCCGCCGCTGATTTAGGAGTGGTGCTGGCACTGGTATCCAGCTTTTTGGATAAGCCCATTTCTAATAAAGTGGCTTTTCTGGGAGAGGTAGGGCTTGGCGGAGAGGTTCGAACGGTTAATAAAATTGATCACCGGTTGACCGAAATCAATAAGCTCGGTTTTAAAAAAGCAATAGCCCCGCGATCTAATACCATTGAGCAAGATATAGATCTGAAAATAGCGGGAGTGGATAATATTTCCCAAGCGATAAAAAAAGCCCTTTAG
- a CDS encoding lysylphosphatidylglycerol synthase transmembrane domain-containing protein: MSKKKDQIQEDPQRYFSKKYLFISIALSLATMAFVIWLTYTPGVLKHLKAKRLPGLIIAIVVSFMRLGFSAAKIRYLSEKALGWMASFRVMLSWDFTSSITPSVVGGAPMGTYAMTQEGFNFGQSTAIILYSLLLDQLWFAMAVPILLISGIFFEVIPNNTGFVGHASMALLYIGLLSYAGLLSYGVFKNPNAIRKVVNWLLKLPFLRRWNNTIGDEVDNLVEYAHELRKKPKSFLFKAFFLSTMSWLCRIALPTIVVLSLLPADVILSVLRSLAMNLAFLIMPTPGGSGGVEGLFAIFQGPLMDRKAFIGLAVFAWRVISYYISIGMGMMATTWYINRSVVDTLSDEAAEEKLESDLPS, translated from the coding sequence TTGTCCAAGAAAAAAGATCAAATACAGGAAGATCCGCAACGATATTTCTCTAAGAAATATCTCTTTATTTCGATAGCTCTAAGTCTAGCTACTATGGCGTTTGTTATTTGGCTTACCTATACGCCGGGAGTACTAAAACATCTTAAAGCAAAGCGGCTGCCGGGACTTATTATTGCTATCGTAGTTTCTTTTATGCGATTGGGGTTTTCTGCAGCCAAGATTAGGTATCTCTCTGAAAAAGCACTTGGCTGGATGGCGTCATTTAGAGTGATGTTGAGCTGGGATTTCACCTCTTCGATAACGCCATCGGTGGTAGGTGGGGCTCCTATGGGAACCTATGCTATGACACAAGAGGGATTTAACTTTGGTCAATCCACGGCCATCATTCTCTACAGTTTGCTGCTTGATCAGCTTTGGTTTGCAATGGCCGTGCCCATTTTGCTAATATCAGGTATTTTCTTTGAGGTTATACCCAATAATACCGGATTTGTGGGACATGCTTCGATGGCGTTGTTATATATTGGTTTGTTGAGCTACGCAGGGTTATTATCCTATGGAGTATTTAAAAATCCCAATGCTATTCGGAAGGTCGTAAATTGGTTATTGAAACTTCCTTTTTTACGGCGGTGGAATAATACCATTGGAGATGAAGTAGATAACTTGGTTGAGTATGCTCATGAATTGCGGAAAAAGCCCAAAAGCTTTCTTTTTAAAGCGTTCTTTTTATCTACAATGTCGTGGTTATGCCGAATTGCTTTGCCCACTATCGTGGTACTTAGTTTACTGCCGGCTGATGTAATTTTGTCCGTGCTTCGAAGTTTAGCAATGAATTTAGCGTTTCTTATCATGCCTACGCCCGGTGGTAGTGGCGGTGTAGAGGGATTATTTGCCATTTTTCAAGGACCATTGATGGATCGCAAAGCATTTATTGGTTTGGCTGTTTTCGCTTGGCGGGTCATCAGTTATTATATCAGCATTGGTATGGGAATGATGGCCACTACTTGGTACATTAACCGTTCTGTTGTGGATACCTTAAGTGATGAGGCGGCCGAGGAAAAACTTGAGAGCGATTTACCATCCTAA
- a CDS encoding class I fructose-bisphosphate aldolase, translating into MALAKKSIEELLGDEAEDLLTHKCETISKDNLHLPSPSYVDDMLTGSDRSPRVLRSLQTLLDNGRLGGTGYLSILPVDQGVEHSGGASFAPNPDYFDPEKIVKLAIEGGCNGVASTFGVLGSVARKYAHKIPFIVKINHNELMTYPNKYDQIMFGSVERAFDMGAVAVGATIYFGSQESSRQIQEVAKAFERAHELGMATILWCYTRNSAFKVDGEDYHASADLTGQANHLGVTIQADIIKQKQPTTNGGYKALNMGDSSYGKLDEDIYDELSSDHPIDLTRYQVANNYMGRAGLINSGGSSGENDFAQAVRTAVINKRAGGMGLISGRKAFQRPMDEGVKLLNFIQDVYLDDNITVA; encoded by the coding sequence ATGGCTTTAGCAAAGAAAAGTATTGAAGAACTACTGGGTGATGAGGCAGAAGATCTGTTGACCCATAAATGCGAAACGATTTCGAAAGATAACTTACACCTACCGAGTCCGTCATATGTTGATGATATGTTGACGGGGTCAGATCGCAGTCCGCGTGTACTGCGTAGCTTGCAGACGTTGTTAGACAATGGGCGACTGGGAGGAACAGGCTATTTGTCGATCTTACCGGTTGATCAAGGTGTTGAGCATTCAGGCGGGGCATCTTTTGCACCAAATCCCGATTATTTTGATCCCGAAAAAATTGTTAAGCTGGCTATCGAGGGTGGTTGCAACGGTGTTGCATCTACTTTTGGTGTGTTGGGATCTGTTGCTCGCAAATATGCTCACAAAATTCCCTTCATTGTTAAGATTAACCATAACGAGCTGATGACCTATCCCAATAAATACGACCAAATTATGTTTGGTTCGGTAGAGCGTGCTTTTGATATGGGAGCTGTTGCCGTTGGTGCAACAATTTATTTTGGGTCTCAAGAATCCAGCCGGCAAATTCAGGAAGTTGCTAAAGCCTTTGAACGTGCTCACGAGCTGGGTATGGCTACCATTCTTTGGTGCTACACACGAAACTCTGCATTTAAGGTTGACGGTGAGGATTACCATGCATCGGCTGATCTTACTGGTCAGGCTAACCATTTGGGAGTAACTATTCAGGCTGACATCATTAAACAGAAACAGCCAACAACAAATGGTGGATACAAAGCATTGAATATGGGTGATTCTTCTTATGGTAAGTTGGATGAAGATATTTATGATGAGCTTTCCAGTGATCATCCCATTGATTTAACGCGTTATCAAGTTGCTAATAATTATATGGGGCGTGCGGGATTGATTAACTCAGGTGGTTCCTCTGGGGAAAATGATTTTGCTCAAGCGGTTCGCACAGCTGTCATTAATAAACGTGCTGGCGGTATGGGACTTATCAGTGGTCGCAAAGCATTTCAGCGTCCAATGGATGAAGGTGTAAAACTGCTTAACTTTATTCAGGATGTCTATCTTGATGATAATATCACAGTAGCATAG
- a CDS encoding MjaI family restriction endonuclease translates to MKEGKIKNSDLKKAIVTNAPEFPKYTTQLLNLANQNSQATRPKNVGQMTELIKEFDGNSLEEWRKWYKEKHPNAIDNATQKIADMIEKLSKAMQQIDEEMIQAWVEELIITNTYSGLNFQEAVLKKIAKSKNKPFSPATPQDESKGIDGYIGNKPISIKPKTYKAKKGLNEQIDVEIVYYEKLKTCIKFKYDF, encoded by the coding sequence ATGAAAGAAGGCAAAATTAAAAATAGTGACCTAAAAAAAGCGATTGTAACTAATGCCCCTGAGTTCCCAAAGTATACTACCCAACTGCTAAACTTAGCAAACCAAAACTCTCAAGCCACACGTCCCAAGAATGTCGGACAAATGACTGAACTTATTAAAGAATTTGATGGTAATAGTTTGGAAGAATGGAGGAAATGGTATAAAGAAAAACATCCTAATGCCATTGATAACGCAACCCAAAAAATTGCTGACATGATTGAAAAACTCTCTAAAGCTATGCAGCAAATAGACGAAGAGATGATACAAGCATGGGTTGAAGAATTAATTATTACCAATACTTACTCTGGACTAAATTTTCAAGAAGCAGTTTTAAAGAAAATTGCAAAATCGAAAAATAAACCTTTCTCTCCTGCGACTCCTCAAGATGAATCGAAAGGCATTGACGGCTATATAGGTAACAAACCTATTAGTATTAAGCCCAAAACTTATAAAGCTAAAAAAGGATTAAATGAACAAATTGATGTAGAAATCGTTTATTACGAAAAACTAAAAACCTGCATCAAATTTAAATATGACTTTTAA
- a CDS encoding site-specific DNA-methyltransferase translates to METTHKILFGDAKTMDIADNSVDLVVTSPPYPMIEMWDEQFAEMNPEIRKALKRSDGKGAFESMHQQLDVIWQELYRVLRDGGIACINIGDATRKVGDDFQLYSNHARIVNAFINIGFSNMPNILWRKQTNAPNKFMGSGMMPPSAYVTLEHEYILIFRKGGKRTFSKNEKSLRRESAYFWEERNQWFSDLWDFKGIFQDLADSNIRDRSAAFPFELPYRLINMFSIKKDTVLDPFLGTGTTSLAALCSGRNSIGYEIDKGFSDVIFSLLHTESLSMLNDRIRKRILDHKKFVKKRLAKKDDDAFKYENNHYGFPVITKQEKPLLLNYLKTIDRQYEGTVRGKYFDEAMLDYPQKGTLFAEVNQG, encoded by the coding sequence ATGGAAACGACGCACAAGATTTTGTTTGGTGATGCAAAGACTATGGATATTGCTGATAATTCCGTTGATTTAGTTGTGACTTCTCCTCCTTATCCGATGATTGAAATGTGGGATGAACAGTTTGCAGAAATGAATCCTGAAATTAGGAAAGCGTTAAAGAGATCTGATGGGAAAGGGGCTTTTGAATCCATGCATCAACAATTAGATGTTATTTGGCAGGAGCTGTATCGTGTATTGAGGGATGGCGGAATTGCCTGTATTAATATTGGGGATGCCACACGTAAAGTGGGGGATGACTTTCAGCTCTATTCTAATCATGCACGTATTGTTAATGCCTTTATAAATATTGGGTTTAGCAATATGCCTAATATTCTATGGCGCAAACAAACGAATGCTCCTAATAAGTTTATGGGATCGGGAATGATGCCACCAAGTGCATATGTGACTTTGGAACATGAGTATATTCTGATATTTCGGAAAGGAGGGAAGAGAACTTTCTCTAAAAATGAAAAGTCGTTACGCAGAGAGAGCGCATATTTTTGGGAGGAACGAAACCAATGGTTTTCTGACCTCTGGGACTTTAAAGGTATTTTTCAGGATTTAGCTGACAGTAATATAAGAGATCGAAGTGCGGCTTTCCCTTTTGAATTGCCATATCGACTAATTAATATGTTCTCTATAAAGAAAGATACGGTGTTAGATCCTTTTTTAGGGACTGGAACAACATCATTGGCCGCTCTTTGTTCGGGTAGAAATAGTATTGGATATGAAATTGATAAAGGTTTTAGCGATGTGATTTTTTCTTTATTGCATACTGAAAGTTTGAGTATGCTAAATGATCGAATTCGTAAGCGGATTTTAGATCACAAAAAATTTGTAAAAAAACGATTAGCTAAAAAAGATGATGATGCTTTTAAGTATGAAAATAATCATTATGGTTTCCCGGTGATAACAAAGCAAGAGAAACCTTTGTTATTAAATTATCTTAAAACAATTGATCGACAATATGAAGGTACGGTGCGGGGTAAGTATTTTGACGAGGCTATGCTTGATTATCCCCAAAAGGGGACTCTTTTTGCAGAGGTAAATCAAGGATAG
- the dusB gene encoding tRNA dihydrouridine synthase DusB, producing MKIGDIDLGNKPILLAPMEDVTDSPFRTICRRKGASVVYTEFISSEAIVRDNDQALHKMHFTEEQRPFGVQIFGGREEAMEGAAKTAESENPDIVDINFGCPVYKIAKKGAGAGCLRDLDMMQRMAKTVVDAVDGIPVTAKTRLGWDEQTIKIREVALRLQSVGIKALAIHARTRSQKYKGEARWDYLKYVKDTPGLEIPIIGNGDVTSPEDAKRMFDETGVDGVMIGRGAIGNPWIFERTRHYIDTGELLPEPTVEDRIDLCAEQLRRSVEHHGERYGVIIMKKHYGQFLKGVRNSRQLRGNIMQESEMEPIIDLLMEFKDQEMFAVAS from the coding sequence TTGAAAATAGGCGATATTGACCTTGGCAATAAACCGATTCTGCTGGCTCCTATGGAGGATGTGACGGATTCCCCATTCCGCACGATTTGCCGACGCAAAGGAGCTTCTGTTGTTTATACTGAGTTTATCAGCTCCGAAGCTATTGTTCGTGACAACGATCAGGCACTGCACAAAATGCACTTTACCGAAGAACAACGCCCCTTTGGCGTACAGATTTTTGGTGGACGTGAGGAAGCTATGGAAGGAGCCGCAAAAACAGCTGAGAGTGAAAATCCCGATATTGTAGATATCAATTTTGGCTGCCCGGTATACAAAATTGCCAAGAAAGGCGCCGGTGCCGGCTGCCTGCGCGATCTGGATATGATGCAGCGTATGGCTAAAACGGTAGTCGATGCAGTGGATGGCATTCCCGTTACGGCCAAAACGCGACTGGGTTGGGATGAGCAAACTATTAAAATTCGGGAAGTTGCTCTGCGTCTGCAATCGGTGGGCATCAAGGCCCTTGCCATCCATGCACGCACCCGTTCTCAAAAATATAAAGGGGAAGCCCGATGGGATTATCTTAAATACGTTAAAGACACACCCGGACTTGAGATCCCCATCATTGGCAACGGTGATGTTACCTCTCCCGAAGATGCCAAACGCATGTTCGACGAAACGGGTGTTGACGGCGTAATGATTGGTCGGGGAGCTATCGGCAATCCCTGGATTTTTGAGCGCACCCGCCACTATATTGATACTGGTGAGCTGTTGCCCGAACCAACGGTTGAAGATCGCATTGATCTTTGTGCAGAACAGCTGCGCCGATCGGTTGAACACCATGGTGAACGATATGGTGTCATCATCATGAAAAAACACTACGGGCAATTTTTAAAGGGCGTTCGCAACAGCCGTCAATTGCGAGGGAACATCATGCAAGAATCAGAAATGGAACCTATTATTGACTTGCTGATGGAGTTCAAAGATCAGGAAATGTTTGCGGTAGCCTCGTAA
- a CDS encoding DUF72 domain-containing protein gives MSELFIGTSGWSYKDWENSFYPDGLPQNDYLAYYSSQFDTVEVNATYYNVPSVSTVERWKGKTERDFQFSVKGHRRITHYNKMKDVDEHLNTFLSRVRRLGDSLKTVNWQFPPSFKKDTERLKQFLDKLPDDQQFAFEFRHISWLDEEVYELLSYKNAAIVWQSAGEFPDDCTPTADFIYIRFHGLTGYRYSYQKPDLEPWADIVQRQLDESRDAQVYFNNPGGNAIESAQMMRKLLS, from the coding sequence ATGTCTGAATTATTTATTGGAACCAGTGGCTGGTCATATAAGGATTGGGAAAATAGTTTCTATCCCGATGGGTTGCCACAAAATGATTATTTGGCGTATTACTCATCCCAATTTGATACCGTTGAGGTGAATGCGACGTATTATAACGTACCTTCTGTCTCAACGGTTGAGCGATGGAAGGGAAAGACTGAAAGAGATTTTCAATTTTCTGTTAAGGGACATCGTCGTATTACGCACTACAACAAAATGAAGGATGTGGATGAGCATCTGAATACATTTTTGAGCAGAGTGCGGCGGCTGGGAGATTCTCTAAAAACCGTTAACTGGCAGTTCCCGCCAAGCTTTAAGAAAGACACAGAGCGGCTAAAGCAGTTCTTGGATAAGTTGCCGGATGATCAACAGTTTGCCTTTGAATTTCGGCATATATCATGGTTGGATGAGGAGGTTTATGAATTGTTGTCGTATAAAAATGCCGCTATCGTCTGGCAGAGTGCTGGAGAATTTCCAGATGATTGCACTCCGACAGCAGATTTCATCTACATACGGTTTCATGGGTTGACCGGCTATCGTTATTCCTATCAAAAGCCTGATTTAGAACCCTGGGCAGATATTGTGCAAAGACAACTGGATGAAAGTCGGGATGCTCAGGTCTACTTCAATAATCCGGGCGGTAATGCTATAGAAAGTGCCCAAATGATGCGTAAATTGTTAAGTTGA
- a CDS encoding mechanosensitive ion channel family protein: MDLFNIYNYLPEETVHQLVRVVLIIVISIPILLLLRGWARRFFTKKYAPHYGMLAGKVVFYTGIILMMITVMGQLGISLAPLLAGAGIVGVALGFASQTSVSNIISGLFLIAEQPFKVDDIINVGGTIGIVLSIDVLSVKLRTFDNMFVRIPNETIIKTEVINLTRFPIRRFNAKVSVAYKEDIEEVRKILLDVAEKNKHSLSEPEPQIIFEAFGTSSIDLDFRIWAPVDEWIHLKNTIQEEIKKQFDQEGIEIPFPHVSFYTGSESKPLPIELVKGAEQFSSEADQ, from the coding sequence ATGGATCTATTTAATATCTACAATTATCTGCCAGAAGAAACTGTTCATCAACTTGTCAGAGTAGTTTTAATTATTGTAATAAGTATTCCGATTTTGTTATTGCTTCGCGGATGGGCCCGCCGCTTTTTTACGAAAAAATATGCCCCGCATTATGGTATGTTAGCCGGTAAAGTAGTGTTTTACACCGGTATTATTTTGATGATGATCACGGTGATGGGGCAACTGGGGATAAGCCTGGCACCGCTGCTTGCGGGAGCGGGTATTGTAGGTGTAGCCCTTGGTTTTGCATCTCAGACGAGTGTATCGAATATTATCAGTGGATTATTTTTAATAGCCGAACAGCCGTTTAAAGTTGATGATATAATAAATGTGGGAGGAACCATTGGTATTGTTCTGTCGATTGATGTGCTTTCAGTAAAGCTTCGCACCTTCGACAATATGTTTGTGCGCATCCCCAATGAGACCATTATCAAAACCGAGGTTATTAATTTAACACGTTTTCCTATCCGGCGGTTTAATGCCAAGGTTTCGGTGGCTTACAAAGAGGATATTGAAGAGGTTCGCAAAATTTTGCTTGACGTGGCTGAGAAAAATAAGCACTCCCTGAGTGAGCCGGAACCACAGATTATTTTTGAGGCCTTTGGAACCTCATCTATTGATCTTGATTTTCGTATTTGGGCACCGGTTGATGAGTGGATACATCTGAAGAATACGATACAGGAAGAAATTAAGAAGCAGTTTGACCAAGAGGGTATTGAAATACCATTTCCGCATGTTTCATTTTATACCGGTTCCGAGTCAAAGCCGTTGCCTATTGAGCTTGTTAAAGGAGCCGAGCAATTTAGCAGCGAGGCTGATCAGTAA
- a CDS encoding DUF432 domain-containing protein translates to MDTDIWGKQSLEEGKTKHISVGELHIWLKYRNEEVWITQAYNDEIKRKADLDQPPKDAEWSRWAHKNSSAEVAIQPVFPDKPLVIHSEYSLKISPETQIQIYTRIPVWIRISLADNDYQLTELPSVKLSRTWFGTEIEGELCYHAKTKARRDLSHVDKKPYLVSCPIKIVNKSVEELTFSHFCFRVERLSMFYHEHELWADETQIIYQGEDLHSEVIMTGKLHKGITKKQLLSKPRKQVHKSLATRTFKRFFKVGPTN, encoded by the coding sequence ATGGATACTGATATCTGGGGAAAGCAATCATTAGAAGAGGGAAAAACAAAACATATATCTGTTGGTGAGTTACATATTTGGCTAAAGTATCGGAATGAAGAAGTCTGGATTACACAGGCTTATAATGATGAGATTAAACGAAAGGCGGACCTGGATCAGCCTCCAAAAGATGCAGAATGGTCACGCTGGGCTCATAAAAATAGTTCGGCTGAGGTAGCTATACAGCCAGTATTTCCTGATAAACCTCTTGTAATTCATTCGGAATACAGCTTAAAGATAAGTCCTGAGACACAGATACAGATTTATACCCGAATACCAGTTTGGATACGTATTTCACTGGCTGATAATGACTATCAGCTTACCGAGTTGCCATCAGTAAAGTTATCACGGACTTGGTTTGGAACTGAGATTGAAGGAGAACTCTGTTATCATGCAAAAACAAAGGCGCGGCGCGATTTATCGCATGTGGATAAAAAGCCTTATTTGGTTAGTTGCCCCATTAAAATTGTAAACAAATCTGTTGAAGAGTTAACCTTTTCACACTTTTGCTTTCGCGTTGAGCGCCTAAGTATGTTTTACCATGAGCATGAGCTATGGGCTGATGAAACACAGATTATCTACCAGGGAGAAGATTTGCACAGCGAAGTTATCATGACCGGAAAGCTACACAAGGGAATCACCAAAAAGCAATTACTAAGTAAGCCGCGTAAGCAGGTTCATAAAAGTTTGGCTACGCGTACGTTTAAACGATTTTTCAAGGTAGGACCGACAAATTAA